The following are encoded in a window of Staphylospora marina genomic DNA:
- a CDS encoding CcdC family protein has protein sequence MAHTLPLHLHWLAPLAAFVMATTMIIFRLRAANRPVNVQKILLPPLGMSTGFLMFVYPPTHIPWSWALIAFLTGSLLFSVPLIRATAFHMVDGKVYVKRSKALVWILLSLFSIRILLHSWIEQHIDVFQTASVFFILAFGMLLPWRLAMYFQYRKFMKEHQRKTATS, from the coding sequence ATGGCGCATACTTTGCCGCTGCATCTTCACTGGTTGGCCCCGCTGGCCGCCTTCGTCATGGCCACGACGATGATCATCTTCCGTCTTCGTGCCGCCAACCGGCCGGTCAACGTTCAAAAAATCCTTTTGCCGCCCCTCGGCATGAGCACGGGTTTTTTGATGTTTGTGTATCCGCCCACCCACATCCCCTGGTCTTGGGCACTGATCGCATTTCTGACCGGATCGCTCCTGTTCTCCGTTCCGCTGATCCGGGCCACTGCCTTCCACATGGTGGACGGAAAGGTATATGTCAAACGTTCCAAAGCACTTGTTTGGATCCTGCTCTCATTGTTTTCCATCCGGATTTTGCTTCACTCCTGGATCGAACAGCACATCGACGTGTTCCAAACCGCTTCCGTGTTTTTCATCCTGGCCTTCGGCATGCTCCTTCCCTGGCGTCTCGCGATGTACTTCCAATACCGCAAATTCATGAAGGAGCATCAGCGGAAAACCGCCACTTCCTGA
- a CDS encoding PLP-dependent transferase, translating to MAVTEWNRTGSEWTGSLEARLARLERGSRAIAFGTAWQALTTVLLLFSKGDHLLVDRGTSAMTRRLIRELAPRMRVSVSWINMADTEQLMQSVRPETRAVWLDIPSGPRMETADLSKVCRIAASSGIRVIVDNTLLTPGFHRPIERGADLVVHRGAHWLSGRHDVRAAFVVARDDEGAGPLLAMRDLFQSRPHPVESLLIREGLFCLHDRMRQAARTAEKVALWLERHPVVQRVWYPGLPSHPDHEVMLTQAEGAGGMMVFDVGSARRAKQVLKTVRLSLVPLRPEDRERFEAVSPMLAPVDDPEIYGNREENGWLRLSVGAVDDADGLIQTLSESLDSLLP from the coding sequence ATGGCGGTCACGGAGTGGAACCGGACGGGTTCGGAATGGACGGGATCATTGGAAGCGAGGTTGGCACGGTTGGAGCGTGGGAGCAGGGCGATCGCATTCGGGACGGCCTGGCAGGCTCTCACCACCGTTCTCCTTCTGTTTTCCAAAGGGGATCATTTGTTGGTGGATCGAGGAACATCGGCCATGACGCGCCGACTGATCCGGGAGTTGGCGCCTCGCATGCGGGTGTCCGTTTCCTGGATCAACATGGCCGACACCGAACAGCTCATGCAAAGCGTCCGGCCGGAAACGCGGGCCGTGTGGCTGGACATCCCGTCGGGTCCCAGGATGGAAACGGCCGATCTGTCCAAAGTGTGCCGGATCGCGGCATCTTCCGGAATCCGCGTGATTGTGGACAACACGTTGCTCACTCCCGGCTTTCACCGCCCGATTGAACGGGGAGCGGATCTGGTGGTCCATCGCGGAGCGCACTGGTTGTCGGGACGCCACGACGTTCGCGCGGCATTCGTCGTGGCCAGGGATGACGAAGGAGCCGGTCCGCTGCTTGCCATGCGGGACTTGTTCCAATCACGACCCCATCCCGTGGAGTCGCTGCTGATCCGGGAGGGGCTGTTTTGTCTGCACGACCGCATGAGACAAGCGGCCCGAACGGCGGAAAAGGTCGCTTTGTGGCTGGAGCGGCATCCCGTCGTGCAAAGAGTGTGGTATCCGGGGCTTCCCTCCCATCCGGATCATGAAGTGATGCTGACCCAGGCCGAGGGAGCCGGCGGAATGATGGTGTTTGACGTGGGATCGGCCCGGAGGGCGAAACAGGTGCTGAAGACCGTCAGGCTGTCCCTGGTCCCGCTCAGGCCGGAGGACAGAGAGCGGTTCGAGGCGGTTTCGCCCATGCTTGCACCGGTTGATGACCCGGAAATTTACGGAAACCGGGAAGAAAACGGATGGCTCCGGTTGTCGGTGGGAGCCGTCGACGATGCGGACGGCCTGATTCAAACGCTGTCCGAATCCCTCGACTCTCTGCTCCCTTAA
- the holA gene encoding DNA polymerase III subunit delta, with protein sequence MSREVLAEIKQGRIDPVYFLYGNEPFLLEETMHRMRELLGDGSEDPGAVVIMDLDETPVQHLIDEAEVPPFFSERRVIIGKNAHFLTAVRAKGGPGHDPDRLIAYLQQPLPTSVVILTVPSDKLDKRKKAVKELELRARCIRFDPLGGKEILAWLQQRFKELGVEADPRAVRELALLVGPDLRRLDNECRKLAVYVGDAGKVDVKTVSALVPRTLEQDVFKLTESIARRQTGEALRIWRDLLHQREEPLRVLSLITRQFRLMLQVKALARQGLGEKEIAARLKVHPYPVKLALRQGQAFSEKALRGLLLGAVAADREIKTGRTDKVLAVERLILNVHQGT encoded by the coding sequence ATGAGCCGGGAAGTGTTGGCGGAGATCAAACAAGGCCGGATTGATCCGGTCTATTTCCTCTATGGAAACGAACCCTTTCTGTTGGAAGAGACGATGCACCGGATGAGAGAGCTTCTCGGGGACGGATCGGAAGATCCTGGAGCGGTCGTCATCATGGATTTGGACGAGACGCCCGTGCAACATTTGATCGATGAGGCGGAAGTCCCTCCGTTTTTCAGCGAACGACGGGTGATCATCGGAAAGAATGCCCATTTCCTGACCGCTGTTCGTGCAAAGGGCGGTCCCGGGCACGATCCGGACCGTTTGATTGCCTATCTTCAACAACCTCTTCCGACCAGCGTCGTGATTCTGACCGTCCCTTCGGACAAACTGGACAAACGGAAAAAAGCGGTGAAGGAATTGGAGCTGCGCGCACGGTGCATTCGCTTCGATCCCCTCGGCGGCAAAGAGATCCTGGCGTGGTTGCAGCAAAGATTCAAGGAGCTGGGGGTGGAAGCGGATCCCCGTGCCGTTCGGGAGCTGGCTTTGCTGGTCGGTCCCGACCTTCGCCGGCTGGACAATGAATGTCGCAAACTGGCCGTGTACGTCGGCGATGCCGGCAAAGTGGACGTGAAAACGGTGTCGGCCCTCGTTCCGCGCACATTGGAGCAAGACGTGTTCAAATTGACGGAGAGCATTGCCCGTCGGCAAACGGGAGAAGCGCTGCGCATTTGGCGGGATCTGTTGCATCAGAGGGAGGAACCCTTGCGCGTTCTTTCGCTGATCACCCGTCAATTCCGGTTGATGCTCCAGGTGAAAGCGCTGGCCCGACAAGGATTGGGGGAGAAGGAGATCGCCGCCCGTCTGAAGGTGCATCCGTATCCGGTGAAACTGGCGCTCAGGCAGGGTCAGGCCTTCTCCGAGAAAGCGCTGCGCGGCTTGTTGCTGGGGGCGGTCGCGGCCGACAGGGAGATCAAAACGGGCCGGACGGACAAGGTTCTCGCCGTCGAACGTCTCATCCTGAACGTTCATCAGGGTACGTGA
- a CDS encoding DUF523 domain-containing protein, producing MDKKIVSACFAGLHCRYDGKHNRVEEIVELIRSGEAIPVCPEQLGGLKTPRPPAEIVGGDGDDVLDGKARVVDNRGNDVTEQFLRGAREALALAKAVGAKHAILKEKSPSCGSCAIYDGTFSGRKKPGAGVTAALFRRHGIRVESEENFSKKAPPCETGGRAGRDSGE from the coding sequence ATGGACAAGAAAATCGTGAGCGCCTGCTTCGCGGGGTTGCATTGCCGTTACGACGGAAAGCACAACCGGGTGGAAGAAATCGTGGAATTGATTCGGAGCGGAGAAGCGATTCCGGTTTGTCCCGAACAGTTGGGCGGTTTGAAGACCCCGCGACCTCCCGCGGAGATCGTGGGCGGGGACGGCGATGACGTGCTTGACGGAAAAGCCCGTGTGGTGGACAACCGGGGGAATGACGTGACCGAACAATTTTTGCGGGGTGCCCGTGAGGCACTGGCCTTGGCAAAGGCCGTGGGGGCCAAACACGCGATTCTCAAGGAGAAAAGTCCGTCTTGCGGAAGCTGTGCCATCTATGACGGAACGTTCAGCGGTCGGAAAAAGCCGGGAGCCGGCGTGACCGCCGCCCTGTTTCGCCGACATGGCATCCGCGTGGAATCGGAAGAGAATTTCTCAAAAAAGGCCCCCCCTTGCGAAACGGGGGGCAGGGCAGGCCGCGATTCCGGCGAATGA
- a CDS encoding DNA internalization-related competence protein ComEC/Rec2, with protein sequence MKRPFLWIASGWIAGSASVLAGAGSVTVRAGGLALVLSGFLWAFRKNRASLPLILLLAGLLAGAVRTSWEREAQTSVLERWMKAHPEQEFIVRGEMDEPPLVDGDSLRLELVVTGISAGSRMAPVPGERLAVRVRLADPGEQKTAGTWKRKTGMEVKLKLREPSPPRNPGGFDQRAWLLRRGIRVTGEAVGLRSVQLLHVRPGHPMVRIDEWREWLGGRIGLLFPEEHVGLVRALLLGERREVSPETEEAWRELGIVHVLSVSGMHVAILAATALALLKRLGLTRERAAWILILLLPVYAALTGLEPPVVRAAITAGLTLWAMALGKPADALSFLALALLAQLMLEPLVIVEAGFQLTFLVTAAIVTGTRPLAERIPWLPMTVRTAVAATFMATLASFPVVISHFNEFSLLSVPANLLVAPLVGTLALPLASGALLIGLLHTGAGQWAAGLVGWLLDLANAATRWIGTSHALTVWPTPPAWWFPLYAVAAAAMWFTWTGAGETWRLFRRVPVIAFIGVLAWAWWQPVHGDGVRITFLDVGQGDAAVIETESGRVILVDGGGTFGPKEGWRKRRVTWDPGKHVIVPYLKYRGIRQIDELVITHGDLDHIGGLREVVRRFPVRRAIVSGQPPRTEEERLLLGELRNRGAHILSVRPGTGWSLDREVGWRFLYPEPAEAAVSTESNRHSVVFLLEAYGTRVLMTGDADLEAERAILRRWNLPEVHVLKAGHHGSRTSTGEAWLDRLRPACVVISVGVNNIHGHPSPEVLHRLQSRKVDVFRTDRHGAVTVEIRKDELNVRTQLGE encoded by the coding sequence ATGAAGCGTCCGTTCCTGTGGATCGCGTCCGGATGGATCGCCGGTTCCGCATCGGTATTGGCGGGAGCCGGATCGGTCACCGTTCGGGCGGGGGGCCTGGCGTTGGTGCTGTCGGGCTTCCTGTGGGCCTTTCGGAAAAACCGGGCTTCTCTTCCGCTGATCCTGCTGCTGGCCGGATTGTTGGCGGGAGCGGTTCGCACTTCCTGGGAACGGGAGGCGCAGACGTCCGTCCTCGAAAGGTGGATGAAAGCGCATCCGGAACAGGAGTTCATCGTGCGCGGAGAGATGGATGAGCCTCCGTTGGTGGACGGTGATTCCCTGCGGTTGGAACTTGTGGTCACGGGGATCTCCGCCGGCTCCCGGATGGCACCGGTGCCCGGGGAACGACTGGCGGTTCGCGTGCGACTCGCCGATCCCGGGGAACAGAAAACGGCGGGCACCTGGAAGCGGAAGACGGGGATGGAGGTGAAGCTGAAATTGCGGGAGCCGTCCCCGCCCCGAAATCCGGGAGGATTTGATCAACGGGCCTGGCTGCTTCGAAGGGGAATCCGGGTGACGGGGGAAGCCGTGGGGCTTCGTTCGGTGCAATTGCTTCATGTCCGTCCCGGTCATCCGATGGTGAGGATCGATGAGTGGCGGGAGTGGCTCGGCGGGCGGATCGGTCTTCTGTTTCCCGAAGAGCACGTCGGGCTGGTTCGTGCTCTCCTGTTGGGCGAGCGGAGAGAGGTCAGCCCGGAAACGGAAGAAGCCTGGCGGGAACTCGGCATTGTTCATGTGTTGTCCGTCTCCGGCATGCATGTGGCCATCCTGGCGGCAACCGCTTTGGCCCTTCTGAAACGGCTGGGGCTGACGAGGGAAAGAGCCGCATGGATCTTGATCCTCCTTCTGCCCGTCTACGCGGCGCTCACGGGGTTGGAGCCTCCGGTGGTTCGTGCCGCCATCACGGCCGGCTTGACTCTGTGGGCCATGGCGCTTGGAAAGCCGGCAGACGCCTTGTCCTTTCTGGCATTGGCACTGCTGGCCCAGTTGATGCTGGAGCCGCTTGTCATCGTCGAAGCCGGCTTTCAACTGACGTTTCTCGTGACGGCGGCCATCGTGACGGGAACCCGGCCGTTGGCGGAACGGATTCCATGGCTTCCGATGACGGTTCGAACGGCCGTGGCGGCAACGTTCATGGCCACTCTCGCATCCTTTCCGGTGGTGATTTCTCATTTCAATGAATTTTCCCTGCTCTCCGTTCCCGCCAATCTGCTGGTGGCGCCGCTGGTCGGTACCTTGGCGCTTCCTCTCGCTTCCGGTGCGCTGTTGATCGGCTTGTTGCACACCGGTGCGGGTCAGTGGGCGGCGGGGCTCGTCGGTTGGTTGCTCGATCTGGCGAACGCTGCCACGCGCTGGATCGGAACCTCTCACGCCTTGACGGTTTGGCCGACCCCTCCCGCGTGGTGGTTTCCCCTTTACGCGGTCGCCGCGGCGGCAATGTGGTTCACCTGGACGGGCGCGGGGGAAACATGGCGGTTGTTCCGCCGGGTGCCGGTTATTGCTTTCATCGGAGTGCTGGCATGGGCATGGTGGCAGCCCGTCCACGGGGACGGTGTTCGCATCACCTTTCTGGACGTGGGCCAAGGGGATGCGGCAGTGATCGAAACGGAAAGCGGCCGGGTGATTTTGGTGGACGGGGGAGGAACGTTCGGCCCGAAAGAGGGATGGAGGAAGCGACGGGTGACCTGGGATCCCGGGAAGCACGTGATCGTTCCCTACCTCAAATACCGGGGAATCCGGCAAATCGACGAGCTGGTGATCACGCACGGAGATCTGGATCACATCGGCGGATTGCGGGAAGTGGTCCGGCGATTTCCGGTTCGCCGCGCGATTGTCAGCGGTCAGCCGCCCCGGACGGAGGAAGAGAGGCTGCTGCTCGGCGAGTTGAGGAATCGGGGGGCACACATTCTCTCCGTCCGTCCGGGAACCGGGTGGTCGTTGGATCGGGAGGTGGGATGGCGCTTCCTGTATCCCGAACCGGCGGAAGCGGCCGTTTCGACGGAATCAAATCGGCATTCCGTCGTTTTCCTGTTGGAGGCGTACGGAACCCGGGTATTGATGACGGGGGATGCGGATCTCGAAGCGGAGCGGGCGATTCTGCGGCGTTGGAATCTGCCGGAGGTCCATGTGTTGAAAGCGGGTCACCACGGCAGCCGGACATCCACCGGGGAAGCGTGGCTGGATCGGCTCAGACCCGCCTGCGTCGTCATTTCGGTCGGCGTCAACAACATCCACGGGCATCCGTCACCGGAGGTGCTGCACAGATTGCAAAGTCGCAAAGTGGACGTGTTCCGCACGGACCGGCACGGTGCCGTCACGGTTGAAATCCGCAAGGATGAACTGAACGTGCGGACACAACTCGGAGAATGA
- the dcd gene encoding dCTP deaminase, with translation MTIKSDKWIRKMALEHGMIEPFIDRNVGKGEAVSFGLSSYGYDLRVADEYKIFHNALNSVIDPKKIDSGSFIDFKGDVCIIPPNSFALARSVEYFRIPENVLAVCVGKSTYARCGIITNVTPLEPGWEGYVTLEISNTTPLPAKIYSNEGLCQILFLESDEACEISYRGKQGKYQYQTGITLPRV, from the coding sequence ATGACGATCAAATCGGACAAGTGGATTCGCAAAATGGCGCTGGAACACGGGATGATCGAACCGTTCATCGATCGCAACGTGGGCAAGGGAGAAGCCGTCAGCTTCGGACTGTCCAGCTACGGGTATGATCTCCGCGTGGCCGATGAATACAAAATTTTTCATAACGCACTGAATTCGGTGATTGATCCGAAGAAGATCGACTCCGGTTCATTCATTGATTTCAAGGGCGACGTGTGCATCATTCCGCCCAACTCGTTTGCGCTGGCCCGTTCGGTGGAATATTTCCGCATTCCCGAAAACGTGCTGGCCGTTTGTGTGGGCAAATCCACGTATGCCCGCTGCGGCATCATCACGAACGTAACCCCTTTGGAGCCGGGGTGGGAAGGATACGTCACGTTGGAGATTTCCAACACCACGCCGCTTCCGGCCAAAATTTATTCCAATGAAGGATTGTGCCAGATTTTGTTCCTGGAGAGCGACGAAGCTTGTGAAATCTCCTATCGGGGGAAACAAGGAAAATACCAGTATCAGACCGGCATCACCCTGCCCCGAGTTTGA
- a CDS encoding helix-hairpin-helix domain-containing protein, with the protein MLDLDWTPREKRWAVLSLCLAAVLVGGWVWDWLGKEEPVPPATAYVAPATEAKPGEDSDAGEKEKEIVVDVKGAVKHPGLYRLKEGARVWDAVRMAGGAREEADLNRVNLAEPLSDGISVRIPRKGEEVMASESASAMTVNGSAGKISINTATAEELERLEGIGPSKARAIIRYREEHGPFRSMDEIAEVPGIGEKTLEKFRHQIRL; encoded by the coding sequence ATGCTGGATCTGGATTGGACTCCCCGGGAGAAGAGATGGGCCGTTCTGTCCCTGTGTTTGGCCGCCGTGCTGGTGGGCGGTTGGGTGTGGGATTGGTTGGGGAAAGAAGAGCCGGTTCCTCCCGCGACCGCATATGTTGCGCCTGCCACCGAGGCCAAGCCGGGGGAGGATTCCGATGCGGGAGAGAAGGAGAAGGAAATCGTGGTGGATGTCAAGGGAGCCGTGAAACACCCGGGGCTTTATCGGTTGAAGGAGGGGGCCCGCGTTTGGGATGCCGTTCGCATGGCGGGGGGTGCCCGGGAAGAAGCGGATTTGAACCGGGTCAATCTGGCGGAACCGCTGTCTGACGGGATCTCGGTACGGATTCCTCGCAAGGGAGAGGAGGTCATGGCTTCCGAATCCGCTTCAGCCATGACCGTGAACGGCTCAGCCGGAAAGATCTCCATCAACACCGCCACGGCGGAGGAACTGGAGCGGCTTGAAGGCATCGGTCCGTCCAAGGCACGGGCCATCATCCGCTACCGGGAAGAACACGGACCGTTCCGCAGTATGGATGAAATCGCCGAAGTTCCCGGCATCGGCGAGAAAACCTTGGAAAAATTCCGCCATCAGATCCGTCTGTAG
- a CDS encoding RNA polymerase sigma factor, whose product MIEADVIRQAQAGDREAAAALLRQLETPVYRTAYYLTGNEQDALDCTQEALLKIYRSLPTFKGESGIHTWAQRIVTNVCMDLFRKRRKIVPIGENQWREDERAGREVERGAVAHDLKRAINRLSSPQKTAVIMRYVQDFSYQEIAEAMDLPVGTVKSHLFRARKLLKEWLSEYREGEMAAWRMRK is encoded by the coding sequence GTGATCGAAGCGGATGTGATCCGTCAGGCGCAGGCGGGAGACAGGGAAGCGGCGGCAGCATTGCTCCGGCAACTCGAGACTCCCGTGTATCGGACGGCATATTATCTGACGGGAAATGAACAGGATGCTCTCGACTGCACACAAGAGGCACTCCTGAAGATCTACAGGAGCCTCCCCACGTTCAAGGGGGAGTCCGGCATTCACACTTGGGCACAACGAATCGTGACCAACGTGTGCATGGATTTGTTCCGGAAACGGAGAAAAATCGTGCCCATCGGGGAAAACCAGTGGCGGGAAGACGAACGGGCCGGCCGTGAAGTGGAACGGGGTGCCGTGGCCCATGACTTGAAGCGTGCGATCAACCGCCTGTCTTCCCCGCAAAAAACGGCCGTGATCATGAGATACGTGCAGGATTTCAGCTATCAGGAAATCGCGGAAGCAATGGATTTGCCGGTGGGAACGGTGAAGTCCCATCTGTTTCGTGCCAGAAAACTCCTCAAGGAATGGCTCTCTGAATACCGGGAAGGGGAGATGGCCGCATGGCGGATGAGAAAGTGA
- a CDS encoding ornithine--oxo-acid transaminase: MSRNQALIELTDKYGARNYHPLPIVISKAEGSWVEDADGNRYMDMLSAYSALNHGHRHPRLIQALKDQADKVTLTSRAFHNDQLGLFYEKLAAITGKEMILPMNTGAEAVETAIKAVRRWAYFVKGVPDNQAEIIVCEDNFHGRTITAVSLSSHDEYKRGFGPLTPGFKVIPYGDLEALKRAITPNTAAFLVEPIQGEAGVVVPPEGYLKAAYEICKEHNVLFVADEIQTGFGRTGQMFACDWEGFKPDVYVMGKALGGGVMPISAVAADKEILGVFEPGSHGSTFGGNPLACAVAVAAMDVMVEEDLPKRSRELGEYFIGELRKIKNPVIREVRGKGLFIGMELHEPARKYCERLMEEGLLCKETHENTIRFAPPLTITREELDLALEKVRKVLEG, from the coding sequence ATGTCGAGAAACCAAGCGCTCATCGAACTTACCGACAAGTACGGTGCCCGCAACTACCATCCGCTGCCGATCGTCATTTCCAAGGCGGAAGGCAGTTGGGTGGAAGACGCCGACGGAAACCGCTACATGGACATGCTGAGTGCATATTCCGCGCTCAATCACGGTCACCGTCATCCCCGCCTGATCCAAGCTTTGAAAGACCAGGCTGACAAGGTGACACTCACTTCCCGCGCGTTTCACAACGATCAGTTGGGTCTTTTCTATGAAAAACTGGCGGCCATCACCGGCAAAGAAATGATCCTGCCGATGAATACAGGCGCCGAAGCGGTGGAAACGGCCATCAAAGCCGTCCGTCGCTGGGCATATTTCGTCAAGGGTGTGCCGGACAACCAAGCGGAGATCATCGTTTGCGAAGACAACTTCCACGGTCGGACCATCACCGCCGTCTCGCTCTCGTCCCACGACGAATACAAGCGCGGTTTCGGGCCGCTCACTCCGGGATTCAAAGTGATCCCCTACGGAGACCTGGAAGCGTTGAAACGGGCGATCACCCCCAACACCGCCGCGTTCCTGGTGGAACCGATCCAGGGAGAAGCGGGCGTCGTCGTGCCTCCGGAAGGCTATCTGAAAGCGGCATACGAAATCTGCAAAGAACACAACGTCCTGTTTGTGGCAGACGAAATCCAAACCGGTTTCGGCCGCACGGGGCAAATGTTCGCCTGCGATTGGGAAGGATTCAAGCCCGACGTGTACGTGATGGGCAAAGCTCTCGGCGGAGGCGTGATGCCCATTTCCGCGGTTGCCGCAGACAAAGAGATTTTGGGTGTGTTCGAGCCGGGTTCCCATGGATCCACCTTCGGCGGAAACCCGCTGGCTTGCGCGGTGGCCGTCGCCGCCATGGACGTGATGGTGGAAGAAGATCTGCCCAAACGCTCCCGGGAGCTGGGTGAATATTTCATCGGAGAGCTTCGCAAAATCAAAAATCCCGTCATCCGGGAAGTGCGGGGAAAAGGCCTGTTCATCGGGATGGAGTTGCACGAGCCCGCCCGTAAATATTGCGAACGACTGATGGAGGAAGGCCTTCTCTGCAAGGAAACGCACGAAAACACCATCCGGTTCGCTCCTCCGCTCACCATCACGCGGGAAGAACTGGACCTTGCCCTGGAAAAGGTGCGCAAGGTGCTGGAAGGCTGA
- a CDS encoding phytoene desaturase family protein, with protein MPEKVLVAGGGLAGLSAAARLAVHGYDVTLLEKAPKLGGRAITIPLKGFNFNFGAHCIYGRDKSVLKKYESELGLRVDWRDFSPSKAYYDMGDYTTPMPATLEGLYRTRVLDSQNKIRFAYEVFKTMAHLETGEEGIPIGEYLEKESAQVRDLFLTIASSNFFTNESEKIPSPLFFQYYRRLFSTQKAVSYIGGGWQSIVDGFANLIEQNGGKIITKEKATRVETEGNRVRAVIGKDGERYEADHFIFCIPPKELVSLFEGTPHVGLFEEYRRYSPTLVVVYDVGLRERIHSPFTYIYHKADRVFITDISYYDTTCVPEGGQLMQAVAYLNEDEIAANKADEKVSLIESVYDKHFPGWRERLVAKRVSKKAVVQEIKCIDDQRLMPVKFYSMKNAYFAGDWCQGNGQLSELSFSSAYEVTRRIMKHPVQE; from the coding sequence GTGCCTGAAAAAGTGTTGGTGGCAGGCGGAGGATTGGCCGGCCTGAGCGCCGCCGCGCGCCTCGCCGTCCACGGATATGACGTGACTCTTCTTGAAAAGGCGCCGAAACTGGGAGGAAGGGCCATCACCATTCCCCTGAAAGGGTTCAATTTCAACTTTGGCGCCCACTGCATTTACGGCCGGGACAAATCGGTTCTCAAAAAATACGAGAGCGAGCTCGGACTCCGCGTGGACTGGCGGGACTTCTCCCCGTCCAAAGCGTATTACGACATGGGCGATTACACCACGCCGATGCCGGCCACGCTGGAGGGATTGTACCGGACCCGTGTGCTGGATTCGCAAAACAAAATCCGGTTCGCCTATGAAGTGTTCAAAACCATGGCGCACCTTGAAACGGGAGAAGAAGGGATTCCCATCGGCGAATATCTGGAGAAGGAGTCGGCACAGGTCCGCGACCTCTTCCTGACGATCGCTTCGTCCAACTTCTTCACCAACGAATCCGAAAAAATTCCTTCCCCGCTTTTCTTTCAATACTACCGGCGACTGTTTTCGACGCAAAAAGCCGTTTCATACATCGGGGGCGGCTGGCAATCCATCGTCGACGGATTTGCGAATCTGATCGAACAGAACGGCGGGAAAATCATCACCAAGGAAAAGGCAACCCGGGTCGAGACGGAAGGTAACCGGGTGCGTGCCGTCATCGGCAAAGACGGGGAACGGTATGAAGCGGATCATTTCATTTTTTGCATCCCGCCCAAGGAACTGGTCTCCCTGTTCGAAGGCACCCCCCATGTCGGCCTGTTTGAAGAATACCGGCGGTACTCGCCCACGCTGGTGGTGGTGTACGACGTCGGCCTGCGCGAGCGCATTCACAGCCCGTTCACGTACATCTACCACAAGGCGGACCGGGTGTTCATCACGGACATTTCCTATTACGACACCACCTGCGTGCCGGAAGGCGGTCAGTTGATGCAGGCCGTCGCCTATCTCAACGAAGACGAGATCGCCGCCAACAAAGCGGATGAAAAGGTGTCGTTGATCGAATCGGTCTACGACAAACACTTCCCCGGCTGGCGGGAACGATTGGTGGCCAAACGGGTCTCCAAAAAAGCGGTCGTGCAGGAAATCAAATGCATCGATGATCAGCGGCTGATGCCGGTCAAGTTCTATAGCATGAAAAACGCCTATTTTGCCGGTGACTGGTGCCAAGGAAACGGGCAGCTGTCGGAACTCTCGTTCAGCTCCGCGTATGAAGTGACCCGCCGCATCATGAAGCATCCCGTACAGGAATGA